Part of the Etheostoma cragini isolate CJK2018 chromosome 8, CSU_Ecrag_1.0, whole genome shotgun sequence genome, CAACATCACCAGAGTGGGCCAAGTCGGCGGCCCTGCGTTTTCCTTCGGCAGCCGACCAAGGGAGCCACAACTATTCCAGACCCCTGGACCAGGTCAGCAAACCCATTACACATCTAAAAAGATTTTGTCAAAACAATATGCCACTTTTGTTCTAATGCACACTATGATCATTTGAGTTTACTTGTCACAAGTGTCTTTCTATAACTTTTGTTGGTGTTCCAGGTTTTTACTCACCAGAGCATTCAGGGAAGTCCGTCTTCCGGTCTGCTCCTGCTTATTCTCTGTCTGGGAGGCCCAAAGACCTTAGAATTATCAATACACCAGGTAACGTGTTGTGTTTactgtcatctttttttaaactgtgggtTACAAATTTTCCCGACACATAGAATATAAACTTGTTGCTCATACTGCAGGTCCAGCCTCCTACTCTCTGCCCCCAGTGCTAGGGCACAAAACTGTGACCACATCTGCGGCTCCCGCCTTCTCAATCTGTGGCCGCAGCAAAACTGGAAGCTTCCATGAGGACCTGAAGACGGTACATGTAAATGTCGTGAACAAaatatttccttaaaaaaaaccaATAACCTAGAAATCCTGTGAATTAATTTTGTTCTCTACACTGTTGTTTCCCTTCCAGACTCCTGGCCCTGCTGCCTACAAAGTTGTCGACCCTTGTATTTACAGCCAAAGATCTCCCCAGTTCAGCATGACCGGCCGCAACTTCCCACCTGGTGACACCACAAAGACGCCCGGGCCTGGTGCATACTATCCTGAGAGAGTAAGAAACCCCAAAAGCCCTACTAAAGCCCCAAAGATTTAGCATTTTGTTCCTGTATTGATATTTTGTCTCTCTAGGTGACCCTCACAAGACCAAAAGCTCCAAGCTTCTCGTTTGGACTGCGTCACTCGGAATACATCTCACCCCTCATTATAGATGTGCCTGAATAATGTCTCATATGCACGTTTGTTTTAACTGGGAATTCCCACAGCATGAAGCACAACACAGAACacaataaagaacaaaaagcaaACTGCTCAGGATTATTGAGATCAGATTGAATTGACCAGTTATAGGCCATACTGTATTTGCAATTGTCACTTCGTCAGGGTTATCATCACCACTATCAGTAAATCAGTAAATtatactgaattaaaaaaatgagtgGCATGTCTGCCAGTTGTAgcaacataattttaaaaaagtacttcagagcaattttattttcaaggtATTAGTTGTTGGTTTAGCAGGTCAAGTTTCATCACTCTAAACAGCTGTACTTTGAGCTGAACATTATGCTAgcatacatgtacagtagcaTGCATGTCAGGTCACAGTTAGCATGGTAAGATGCTAACGATTAAcgtaatatttgacattttgaaacacTAACATAAAGATATTAGCGTGTATGTTAGGTGTTAgcattaatcatttaataataaatagacAGGAGGCTGACAGAAATGTACCATAGATTTTAAGGCACTGTCATGAATTAAGTGTCTTGATGGTCTGACTGAATATAGGCCTAAATTTTTTTTCAAGTCCTAATCGTGGTTTAGAGGTCGGCAACCGTACTAGGACTTAAATGTTGGAAAGTGGAAAGTTAACCCGCCATGAAAAGTCATCAACAAAGTAATTAAGATTGATCCACAAGTGTTTGTACCAAAATTTGAGATAATTCTTAACGGGAAGGAATGAAAGACCAACAGGCTTTCCAACAGTCATGGCTAAAAACGCAAACAAGATAGTCGCTCCTAAATGAATGACCTGTTCAGAAGAATTTTTGCATGCCCTTTCACTGCTAGATGTGTACCTGTGAAACTCTGATGTTTTCTAGTGATTTTCATAAACCCCCGCTGGTTGGTGTTGCTCTTAAGGAGCCATACAGTTTTACTTACCGTTTAAACAGGAATGCCAGGGTAGAGCGGTGAGACGGCTTACTGACCCACACAAAACAGCCACTGTATGTAAACAGCGTCGCTCTGTCTCGGTGCACGATGCACTTTTAGACGAGTGGGGTCGAACACATTGCTATACCCTCCTACAGCCGCGTGTGAACAGAAACCCCAGTGATTATATGTCCAGCAGGTTTTATTTACACCTGCTGGCCAAACAtgagtggacacacacacatgccacatACATCAGATTAATGCACAAACATGTACAGTGTGATTGCGCAGGCACGCCACATAAATGCAACCACATATGTACTTATACACATACAAGGCTTCACTCAAGGAGCAGATCTGTTTGCAGTGACTGTAATGATGAAGGTAGTTGCTGTAGAGGCCGATGAAGGAGCTATTTactgactgtttttttcagtttcgtTCCACAGGAAggtaaaaacaaactaaatgccAAGTTTGTGCCTCTGGCTTAGAAAGTTGAACCTCAAATTTAACAGCTCAGGGGAGGATGAGGATGTTTCCAGAATAACTCAGAGTGTGATTTATTCATAAGGCAGATAGTACAGTTCCTTAATATGACATGTGAACAACTCCTGGGTAAAAAGGTAACATTAGTTTTCCACACAAGGACAATCATTTCACAGAGACAGATGATTCCAAGTTTTATTTGGTACAGTACAGCATACTGTAAGTTCACATCAGAATTCGGGATCTGAACAAAGTCACGACAGACGTGTACGTGTGCAACGTTACAcatattttggtttatttgtcaAAAGATAAATCGGTTTGTTGAAGAATCAAAACACGGATACAGACtcacagattttttaaatttttttttaactggccTCCACATAATCACTCAAACGTTGGCTTCAAGTTGAAATCTTAGCATACTCTGTAATTTACTAGTAACGTAATTTCAGCACACACCAGGAGTGTCCACATCATCTTCATTCCTTTATTTACttgtacaaaatgtacaaactTTGAGCAAACTAGGTGTTTTACTTTGTGACGTTGTCACGCTCACTCATCCACTTTCCCGTGCTGCAGTGTTTTTAcctgattgtgtgtgttcattagaGTACCAGTTTGACTgtatggtttgtgtgtgtgtgtgtgtgtgtgtgtgtgtctgtagttgTTCCGTGAGAAGTCAGATACGGACTCAAATATCTGCTTTCAGAGTTGAAAAACAAATCTTGACCTTTTAAAAGGTCATGGTCAACATTTTATAACCACCACCTCAACCGTCTCCATCTTCTTTTCCCTAAAAGTGTAAAATTCCTCAAGTTTTAAGAagtacatttctgtttaaagACCCTGTCATATTACCAAAGCCAGAAACCTTCATGAAGATGTCTAATACTTTATGTTCAGCTGGCTATCAAAAGTCATGCCCACTTGATAAGTAGCTCATAACTGCAACTTACCTGctgataaaaatgacaaatcaaCAAATGGGTTGATCACATATAATCAAACAATTAAATTGTCTGCTCGGCGTGAGTTGTTGACAGATCCTGCTGTTCAGAGAATGGTAGAATATTTACAGTGAGAAACTCATTCATTCAGCAAACACTGAATCACATAAAAGCATTATTCTTACATCAGACAGTGCTGACAGAAGTCGCAGACATAAaccacaaaatgcaaaactaggtgtgttttttttgcaacctGGTCCTGGCAGAAAAGCCATCGGCCAATTCAGCGTCATCCTGTAAATCTCACTTGTTATTCCGTTGCTTGAAATGTGTCTTCTacatgtgagtttttttttttgtgtctttaagGTGCACTGGATTCAAATGATTAGCACACAAGTGACTGAAGACTCACAAAAGTGTACGAGTGCTGATTATTTCAATCCAGGTCTGTGGCAGTGAACTTTATCACGTCTTAAACTTGGATTTCTATATTCATCATCAATTGGAACAGCACAATCATTTCGGTATATCTGATACTGTGGTAATGTTTTTGCACAGTGGCTCTCAGCCTGAGGTTGCGGTCTTGAAAGATAGCTTATCACCAATGTATTGGCATGTCCTTTACCCCTTGCGTTTACTCAGATTGGGGTTTATATGCAATCCTGGATTTTTGGAGGCCTCTTCTGATTATCTAAGTAAAACAAACCTaactttggctttttttatttgtaggtTGGGAGAGGTAACATATAcgcattgttgtatttttaggGGTCACaaccaaaaaggtttgagattTTTTGTCTATAATATAAGAAACAGTATTGTTTCTCAAGTTGGAAGCCAGTAATTGTAGTCCTTTGAgaccaaataaaagaaataaaaactactaTTTGACCAGTTTATCTACCTTTGTGTGCAGTGCTGGCAAGTGATtgcagaaaatgtcatcatgtGCATTGAAAAAACTGCTTTCCAATACTAGATCACAGCTATAAATTAGACCGTACAAATACATAGAAAAAACTGCCTTCAGAAGGTGCAAGATGACACGCAAAGATCCAAAACATCAGTCaattacactgtgtgtgtgtgtgggtgggtgtgtgtttgtgtttgtacatgGTAGGGAAAGTTATCTTTTTGGTCGGGCATTTGCATTGGTGTCCATGCTTCTTTACAAGAGGGGGGTTCTTTGTGACTCTCTGTTGTATGTCCTTTTCATTCCTGCTCAGAGCAGCTTCCTCTGTTTCTGTTGGCTGCTGACCCCTTTACTTCTTCTTCTGAGGGATCTTTTGTGTAGCCTGTTGCTGTTGGCACCAGCTGGGGGAGAGAGAAGGTACGCATACTGATGACATCATGTAAACACAAGTTGCCAATAGACTTATAAATTACCCTGTGAGTGGTGTGGCTTAGAGGATtagttttcaattttcaatttccgTTATTGAGTCCAGCTCTTGGCTCCCCctaagacaattgtgattggcttaaagaaatgccgattaaccagagcacgttttttctAGTAATGATGTGTAGCCTAGCCTGATtctcctctgcagtgctgtggaggaaggtctggcaatccAAGACTACACAGTTTACAGCCTATTTTCTTGTTACACTTGCTATGTgatgtaaatgtgttaataatCTGTCCTTATGACGGCTCATTCCACTGTGGtgtttttcaataaacaaaTAGCATTCATAAACTTGCAATTCCCCGACTTTTGGGGAGTAGTTGATGACTATTAAACTACACTATTTGTCAATGCCCTAGTGTacaatatcacacacatatatatatatatatactgtgtgtgtatatatatatactgtgtgtgtatatatatatatatatatatatatatatatatatatatatatatatatatatatatatatatatatatatatatatatatatatatatatatatatatatatatatatatatatatgcttgaCAATTGTCTCATTACCTAATAGAAACTTCACCCATGCAACTGCTTTGTTTAGATTTACTGTGACACCAAGTGGTGATCATGGTGAGCAGATTTATCATGGAAATGGCTTACTGTGTTAAGGGGTAGACTACTAAGTCTACATTTCTATGATTATCACATCATTGTGTAGCTATGGCGGCTACCCACTTAGGCTCTGAAGCTACTCTGTAACCATTCACTGGACGACTATAAATTCAGTTTTAGAGATATCACACTTATGTTGGAGCCAAAAGATCTAATATGTGATAAAATCTAGTTTTTGTGTCATTTCTCAAACGCTCCATTGTCCCGACCTTTCAATAACCAGAAAAATTCCCTTTGGTCCTACAGCCCACTAGTCCGACGtccctttgtttaaaaaaaaataaaccctctTCTCCAACAtcccaaaacaacaacatcattttaaaattttggATGGTCAAACCAAATGTCAGCATATTCCTACAAGCTCACCTTTTGTACATTCCACTTGTGGCTTCTCCCACTGTCCGTCTGGCATACAGCGTATGACGGGCAGGTGGCGCTGTGTGTAGCCTGTGTCACACTGGTAGCGGACTATGGAGTTGACGGGGTAGCGCTCTCTGCCGCTACCCATCGGCCTACCGTTTTCCACCTCAGGAGGAGCTCCGCACGtagctgaaaaaaagaagacaaccaATTACAACACAAAACTAAACAGTTTATTAATAAACAGACGCCAAGTGACAGTTGGTAGTCACAAATCTCGTCTTGGTCGTGGTTGCTGGTTCAATTTTTGAGAAATGCAACTGTTTCACATCCCATAGAAATTTTCCTAATGGAAAGAATTTCCAGAATCACTTCTTGGCCAGATACATATTCCAACCATAGCCTACCAGGTCCAGTCTTGCAGGTGAAGGGAAGATGGTAATTGCAGGGTACGTCATTCCACTGTCCGCCCTCGTGCCAGATCATCACCACACAATCCTCCTGAGAGTTGAAGTAGTTATCTGGCTGGTTGGGCCTCCAGTTCTCAAAGGTCTACGGACGTTACAAAGATGATCATTAATACACATAAAAGATAAATTATGTAGAGAGTTGTTAAGCAACCAAACTCACCAGAGGACTGCCGTCTGTCCAGCGGAACTCATTCTGAACATCTTTGTCATTAAGTCCAATCCACTGGTAGTCCTGGCCATTGGCTGcattacaaagaaaaatatgtttgacTTTAAATGTCTTATAGTATCCTTGCATCCTTCAAATGGCTGTAGGAGTAACAACATGCATTATCCCTCCCTACTTCATCAAAACCTTACCAGCAATGTAGCATTTATGGCTCTTAAAAGTTAGACATTCTCCCCTTTACTTATACCGTCCCACCTGTTAGACATTTACCTCTGCCAAGGAGgatatgttttcagtttgtccgtttgtttgtttgtctgtgtgtcagcaggattacagaaaaactacTAGCACCACGTTCATGAAACTTgctggaagggtgtagcatgggccaaggaagaatgCATACATTTTGGAGGGAACTATAATTACCCTAACTGTAGCAAAAACACATGGGAGCAGgtataaaacacacaatgagCTACTCACAATTGACAAACTGCTGCTCCTCTTGGGAGCCAATGCTGACCAGGTGGGCATTGTCCTCCTGACAGCGTTGCTCCGCCTCAGGCCAGGTGTTTCTCTCCGCAAAGTGGAGGTAACAGCTTCCCTTGAACTCCAACCAACCCTCTGCACAGCCTtgcacagctacacacacacacacacacacacacacacacacacaaacagtaaaacacatttggaCAAAAGCATAAAATGCTGTATGTAAAAGATAGAATTTCTATATTGGTAACTTGTACACGctaaattgcaataaaaaccacaaaaattGGTGTTTGTTATGGTAGGTTGGTGACTCACGTGTCGAGCAGTCTTCACCAGTGAAACCAGTAGGACACTGACACACAGCGAGCTCTCCCTGCACAGAGCAGGATCCTGAACCACAGGGGTTTAGATCACAGGGGTCTGCAGAGGctgacagcagagagaaaaagactttGATTTGAATGTTATTGCTGATGGTGTTGCATTACAAGGAGAATTGCTAAAATACTTTGGTTGACAATGGTGGTGcacttcccaaaatgttaattatGTGAATACGACAGCTTTTCTGGCCTCATGAAACAGTATAATATCACCACATACCGTCCACTACTTCAGGTTGCTCCAGTACAGCAGGGGTTGTCAATGACAATGTTGGTGCTGTGATTGGGCTGGTGTAGGCTGCATCTGGAGTCACTGTATAAACTGTAGGTTCTGCACGGGTTTCCTGACCCTCATCCACGAGTCCTGAATTACTGGGACTGGCAATGTACTCAGTGTGAGTCATTCCAGGCGGTAGGGTGATAGAAAGGTTCTCACCAAATGGTTTTTCATGAAGGGCTCCATGTCCTGAGAGATGCAAGCTTTGGTCCGAAGTGGCACTAAATTCATGATGGTTCCCTGACCCACTCCCTTCCCCGCTTACCTCTACCACCCCCCGTCCCTGCTCAGGGTGGCGTACCTGTGGCAGTTTGGTCACTTCTATCATGTCATTGCCTGTTAGGTAAATTACATCACCACGATGCATATAGTCCCCAGAGCCAGAGCCGCTGCCTGAGACACCAGATGGAAAACCACTGGGAAAGCCGCTGTGGAACCCATATCCAGAGGGCCGATATCCAGACACCTCCTGCTCACCGGATGGCTGGACTGTCATATCAACGGTACTGTGGTCGACAAATGAGATGCCAGAAAATCCACCAGAGCCTGACCCGGACATACTTCCAGATCCGGACGTACTTGATTCTAAAAATACCCCACTGGTATCAATGCCGCCCTGGCCTAACTCCTGCTCGGTGTTTTTTTGGTAAGTTTTTGACACCTCCTCCATCTTCCCATCTATCATAATGATTGAGTCAGCACTGCTACCACTGATGTCCCCACTTCCACTAGTAAAACATGATCCCGATACACTGAAGCCAGAGTGTTGTCCATCAAACCCCTCCCCAGATCCAGATGCACTACCCAGTTCTCCAGATGTAATGATGACACCACTTTCCCCTTCTGCCTCCTGATGACCTCCAGAGGCAGAGTGATCTCCAGAGAAGACGTCAGTGTGTCCGTTGAAGATGACGTTCTGTCCTGAACCGGATGCATCAACACTGGTCCCGGATGTGCCAGACTCCCCTGAGATCTCCCCACTGGCTGAATGATCAGCTGAACCAGAGCCAGACACATCCACAGCGGAACCAGAGCCAGACACATCAACAGGGATTGGAGGTAAAAGGGGTCTCACTAGTTGAAATATTAAGAAGAATCAACAGTAAAGTAGATTGTtactttgttatattttgttcaGCAAAGTGAAACACTGTGTTATATGATATAATTGTAGCCTAGTTATTGTAAGCAATTAAGAGGGAATATAAAAGACCCTTTTCAGTCACACAATTATTTCCAGTTGTCTTACCAGTGTAAGCAACTTCATGAGTTGTGATGGTTGTCTTGTTGATAAAATCCTCTATTTCAGTGATATTCACACTGGTTTCAGTTCCATTGTCGTGCACAGTAGTttcaactaaaaacaaacaagagatTATAAAGATGTGaattgtaaatttaaattatGAACAACTTTGGCAGATTCATGATAATATTTAGGACCACATATTTTGAGAAATAATAAAACCTCAAGAATAAGGTATTACTGTAACGAGGACTTCAGAGAACAGATTTCATGCATCCGTCTCACCTGTAGGAGCAAAGTGATCGACTGtgactgttgttttgttgataACATCCACCGTCACAATTGTCAGATTCACACTGGTTTCATGTTCAACATCAACAATGGGAATTTCagctgaaaaagacaaaatgtaacaatttagTTAAGGTAGGTTTTAAGGAATGGCATTAACATCCAGTGTTGGTGAATTTGTCTGGGAGAAGTGCTGTTTGGGAGACTTTGAGACACCTAACCCTTTCCTACCTTTAAAACAGTAAGCATCATAACGTGAATGCTCATCAGGAAATCCTGTCTGGTTGGGGTAGGCATAGATCATGTGAACGCCAACCTGACCGCCTCCACACTGTGACCTGGGAGTTGTGATGGGGTAGCGGACACTACGGTCCATCAGCCAGCCTGGACGGCACTTATCAAGCCCTTGGTTCCAAGCAGCAAACAGCTGCCCAGTGGTGGCCAAGGTGGTGTTGAGTTTCTGACAGTGCTGCACAGCCTCTTCAAAGGAGAAGCTGTCATAGTCACTAGTGAAGAAGACCtcacctggaaaaaaaaagttcagacATTTAGAAGAGCTCAAACATGTTAGATCCAGTAGATAGGTAGGTGGATAGATATTTAAGTGAGTGAGCTCCTCACCTCGCAGACGTTCcacataacaaaaaacatcGTAGTGTTCACTAGCTGGTCTCAGGCCGTAGGATCGAACTCCTGGGAGGTGTGGCAGATTACCAGCACAGTTATCTCTAGGTGACACGATGGGATACCTGAGCATGAAAGAGAATATTCGTGCAGTATGTTAAGCTTTGCCATGATATTCCTCCAGAAAAATTGAATGTTTATCCTACACATGCCTTTAGCTCACCTGACAGTCTGGTCAAGGAGCCAGCCAGCGTCACATTGGTGCAGGCCTTTCTCATAGGCTGCTTGCAGCTGCTGGCTGCTGGCTATGACAGCCCCAACACTCTGGCACGCCTGCTGAGCCTCCACAAAGTTCAGAGTGTACCGACCGGTAATGGGTCGGTAGTGAAACACCACACCTGAGAAATGACAGTGAGGTaagagaagaaacacaaaaggacAGAAGGAAGGTCAAAAACTCTCATTTTATGTCAGTTACTCTTCTCCCAGCATTGCCTGCTTTGTTCAGTCATTTTCAAGTTCTCATTATGCCATTGTTTTCCAAATTGTGGTCATGCACTCATAGTTTGACCATTTATATGTAATTTCATAGCTGCTCTTTGGTTATGTAAAACTTATGGGTAATAAACAAGCCACATGCATTCAGTCCTTTGGATTTCACTCCTTAGAAGGCTCTACAGTACcttatgtataaatatattctcaaaatatgaagaaatgttccaacagttttttttaatttaatgatcAATTACATAACCAACTTACCTGTGGGAGACATGGCAGAATCTGAGTCTGTCATACTGGGCGGGACGGGCAATAGGGACAAGACTTCTCCACGCTTCATCTCCTCTCCCCCAAGTGAGGGGGTGAAGCTTGGGTGTATCCCAGGGGTGAGTGTAATGTGGATTATATCTGGAAAAGGAGTGGTTCTCACGGGAACGGCATTGTCATCCTCACCAGCTGAGGAAAGAAGATTGCAGAAGAAACCTTAAGGGTcccagaaaatacagaaatcttACAGAAGAAATCCACCCTAACTGCTATGAGTTATGCCAACAAAGAACCTCCCAGAATCCACTGAACATGTATTGTTTGTCCAGGTAGATTTCCCCTAAAATCTCCAGGAAGGATATACCTTGGAAGCAGACAGCATCGTAGCGAGAGTCTGGGTAGGGGTATCCTGTCTGATTGGGGAACAGGTAGACAGTTCTTACTCCTAGAAGCCCCCCTCCACACTGAGGCCTGGCGATGTTGATAGGGTAGCGCACGCTCCTGTCCGCCAGCCAGCCAGCATTACACACATCCATGCCAGCCTTCCAGGCCAGGTATAGTTCTCCGGTGGTGGCAAGTCGGGCACCGAGTTTGGCACACTGATCTCCTGCTTCATAGAAGGTAAACTTCTCCACAGACATGGAGTAGAAGACCCTGcctgggaggagagaggaagggagacaCATCATTGACATGACAGTGCCAGTTGTGTATGCACACAGCCGTTGTTGCTACCCTTGTTTGATAAGTGTACCTGACATCTTCTCTGCAAAACAGTACACGTCGTAGGTCTCATTGACATCTCTCACGCCATAGGTTCTCACGCCGGGGAAGTCCTCCTTGTCTCCAAAGCAACGCTCCCGCGGCTCATGGATGGGGTACCTGGGAGGTCATGGGAGAAGTCGGTCAGCAGATGGACTTTGATAAAAAGTCAGTGACAACATCAATTCTTTTACTTGCCAGTCTGTTGGTATGTTTAAGATATGATTTAGTTTAATATTATCGCTGTCAAAAGTAGACACCAAAGCCCAAAACATCATTTTGGTAATGCTTGTCAAAGGGTCAAATAGTGTCTAAACCCCGCTCTTTCTGCACTCCAGTATGTTGGAACTCTTCTCAaactatgtttttattcttctaacaactaaaaatgtatatgtatatactgtatacatatgtgtatatgtatatgtatatgtatatatatatatatgtatatatacttttATATATCATCCCACAGTTGGGAAATTTGTTTGGTCAAAGTGCAGCACATTTAAGACACGCAGACATATAGGTAGTTACCTCCCCTcttacatgcacacaccaacatttacaaatacaatGTTGGATATGAAAACAACTTACAGCCTTGCCCCTCTTACACTTCAGTCAACCAATCAATCAGTAACAGGCTTGAAACAC contains:
- the LOC117949205 gene encoding outer dense fiber protein 3-B-like, translated to MSKDDAWVGTWRPHKPRRPIAAQYGSPGPKYALPGLTGNTNHDPTKYKAPMFSFGARHTHNSESPPGPSYLIPSNITRVGQVGGPAFSFGSRPREPQLFQTPGPGFYSPEHSGKSVFRSAPAYSLSGRPKDLRIINTPGPASYSLPPVLGHKTVTTSAAPAFSICGRSKTGSFHEDLKTTPGPAAYKVVDPCIYSQRSPQFSMTGRNFPPGDTTKTPGPGAYYPERVTLTRPKAPSFSFGLRHSEYISPLIIDVPE
- the acanb gene encoding aggrecan core protein isoform X2; protein product: MTPLLLLCVSLPFISATVLFELNSHDALDGTLRVSIPVEMPLHPLLGSKVVVPCYFQDNTVNDTVAPTVAPLSHRIKWTYVTKEKVTTILVASEGKVQVETEYLDRVTMINYPLVPTDATIEITELRSKDSGTYRCEVMHGVEDNYDSVDIQVQGVLFHYRAISTRYTLTFEKAKAACIQNSATIATPAQLQAAYDDGYHQCDAGWLSDQTVRYPIHEPRERCFGDKEDFPGVRTYGVRDVNETYDVYCFAEKMSGRVFYSMSVEKFTFYEAGDQCAKLGARLATTGELYLAWKAGMDVCNAGWLADRSVRYPINIARPQCGGGLLGVRTVYLFPNQTGYPYPDSRYDAVCFQAGEDDNAVPVRTTPFPDIIHITLTPGIHPSFTPSLGGEEMKRGEVLSLLPVPPSMTDSDSAMSPTGVVFHYRPITGRYTLNFVEAQQACQSVGAVIASSQQLQAAYEKGLHQCDAGWLLDQTVRYPIVSPRDNCAGNLPHLPGVRSYGLRPASEHYDVFCYVERLRGEVFFTSDYDSFSFEEAVQHCQKLNTTLATTGQLFAAWNQGLDKCRPGWLMDRSVRYPITTPRSQCGGGQVGVHMIYAYPNQTGFPDEHSRYDAYCFKAEIPIVDVEHETSVNLTIVTVDVINKTTVTVDHFAPTVETTVHDNGTETSVNITEIEDFINKTTITTHEVAYTVRPLLPPIPVDVSGSGSAVDVSGSGSADHSASGEISGESGTSGTSVDASGSGQNVIFNGHTDVFSGDHSASGGHQEAEGESGVIITSGELGSASGSGEGFDGQHSGFSVSGSCFTSGSGDISGSSADSIIMIDGKMEEVSKTYQKNTEQELGQGGIDTSGVFLESSTSGSGSMSGSGSGGFSGISFVDHSTVDMTVQPSGEQEVSGYRPSGYGFHSGFPSGFPSGVSGSGSGSGDYMHRGDVIYLTGNDMIEVTKLPQVRHPEQGRGVVEVSGEGSGSGNHHEFSATSDQSLHLSGHGALHEKPFGENLSITLPPGMTHTEYIASPSNSGLVDEGQETRAEPTVYTVTPDAAYTSPITAPTLSLTTPAVLEQPEVVDASADPCDLNPCGSGSCSVQGELAVCQCPTGFTGEDCSTPVQGCAEGWLEFKGSCYLHFAERNTWPEAEQRCQEDNAHLVSIGSQEEQQFVNSNGQDYQWIGLNDKDVQNEFRWTDGSPLTFENWRPNQPDNYFNSQEDCVVMIWHEGGQWNDVPCNYHLPFTCKTGPATCGAPPEVENGRPMGSGRERYPVNSIVRYQCDTGYTQRHLPVIRCMPDGQWEKPQVECTKAGANSNRLHKRSLRRRSKGVSSQQKQRKLL
- the acanb gene encoding aggrecan core protein isoform X1, which encodes MTPLLLLCVSLPFISATVLFELNSHDGKCDGTLRVSIPVEMPLHPLLGSKVVVPCYFQDNTVNDTVAPTVAPLSHRIKWTYVTKEKVTTILVASEGKVQVETEYLDRVTMINYPLVPTDATIEITELRSKDSGTYRCEVMHGVEDNYDSVDIQVQGVLFHYRAISTRYTLTFEKAKAACIQNSATIATPAQLQAAYDDGYHQCDAGWLSDQTVRYPIHEPRERCFGDKEDFPGVRTYGVRDVNETYDVYCFAEKMSGRVFYSMSVEKFTFYEAGDQCAKLGARLATTGELYLAWKAGMDVCNAGWLADRSVRYPINIARPQCGGGLLGVRTVYLFPNQTGYPYPDSRYDAVCFQAGEDDNAVPVRTTPFPDIIHITLTPGIHPSFTPSLGGEEMKRGEVLSLLPVPPSMTDSDSAMSPTGVVFHYRPITGRYTLNFVEAQQACQSVGAVIASSQQLQAAYEKGLHQCDAGWLLDQTVRYPIVSPRDNCAGNLPHLPGVRSYGLRPASEHYDVFCYVERLRGEVFFTSDYDSFSFEEAVQHCQKLNTTLATTGQLFAAWNQGLDKCRPGWLMDRSVRYPITTPRSQCGGGQVGVHMIYAYPNQTGFPDEHSRYDAYCFKAEIPIVDVEHETSVNLTIVTVDVINKTTVTVDHFAPTVETTVHDNGTETSVNITEIEDFINKTTITTHEVAYTVRPLLPPIPVDVSGSGSAVDVSGSGSADHSASGEISGESGTSGTSVDASGSGQNVIFNGHTDVFSGDHSASGGHQEAEGESGVIITSGELGSASGSGEGFDGQHSGFSVSGSCFTSGSGDISGSSADSIIMIDGKMEEVSKTYQKNTEQELGQGGIDTSGVFLESSTSGSGSMSGSGSGGFSGISFVDHSTVDMTVQPSGEQEVSGYRPSGYGFHSGFPSGFPSGVSGSGSGSGDYMHRGDVIYLTGNDMIEVTKLPQVRHPEQGRGVVEVSGEGSGSGNHHEFSATSDQSLHLSGHGALHEKPFGENLSITLPPGMTHTEYIASPSNSGLVDEGQETRAEPTVYTVTPDAAYTSPITAPTLSLTTPAVLEQPEVVDASADPCDLNPCGSGSCSVQGELAVCQCPTGFTGEDCSTPVQGCAEGWLEFKGSCYLHFAERNTWPEAEQRCQEDNAHLVSIGSQEEQQFVNSNGQDYQWIGLNDKDVQNEFRWTDGSPLTFENWRPNQPDNYFNSQEDCVVMIWHEGGQWNDVPCNYHLPFTCKTGPATCGAPPEVENGRPMGSGRERYPVNSIVRYQCDTGYTQRHLPVIRCMPDGQWEKPQVECTKAGANSNRLHKRSLRRRSKGVSSQQKQRKLL